A region of Drosophila suzukii chromosome 2L, CBGP_Dsuzu_IsoJpt1.0, whole genome shotgun sequence DNA encodes the following proteins:
- the Spn28B gene encoding serine protease inhibitor 42Dd produces MKYLILILLASSVACLFSDDFYRILAKENAKVNLITSPLSVEIVMSMMYMAARGETAEELRNTLNLPEDKRVLAHNYWKCFSNFKAREKSIILRLGNRIYINKNYSLIPEFNQLVKNSFKAFAQKISLDDPNKAASIINSWVNIATRGKLRDIVSPSDMSSDLSAIVVNVIYFRGQWKYQFRADQTHEADFYISSEKNITVEMMTMSQSLFSAYLNDLDAKVIELPYRNSNLSMRIFLPNTIDGLSAMEEKIIGFSRDLQKKDVNVKLPKFKIEFSAKLKAVLQQLGIREAFESSADFSGLVLDSSVEIDNVVQKAFLKVDENGTEASAATNVLVRIKKSVEFRNSMEFVADHPFAYTIHDQDKIYFQGHIVKPEW; encoded by the exons ATGAAATACTTGA TTCTGATTTTGTTGGCCTCTTCAGTGGCTTGTCTGTTCAGTGATGACTTTTACCGAATTTTAGCCAAGGAGAATGCAAAAGTTAACCTGATTACTTCTCCTCTTTCTGTAGAGATTGTTATGAGCATGATGTATATGGCAGCAAGGGGAGAAACGGCCGAAGAATTGCGAAACACACTGAATTTGCCCGAGGATAAAAGGGTACTAGCCCACAATTACTGGAAGTGTTTTTCAAATTTCAAGGCTCGAGAAAAGTCAATCATCCTTCGTTTGGGAAACCGGATATACATCAACAAAAATTACAGCCTTATACCGGAGTTCAATCAGCTTGTAAAAAACTCCTTTAAGGCTTTTGCTCAGAAAATCAGTCTAGACGATCCTAACAAAGCGGCTTCCATTATCAATAGTTGGGTAAATATCGCAACGCGTGGCAAGCTCAGAGATATAGTTTCACCCAGCGACATGAGTTCCGATCTTAGCGCGATTGTGGTGAATGTAATATACTTTAGGGGCCAGTGGAAATATCAGTTCCGTGCTGACCAAACTCATGAAGCGGATTTCTATATATCATCTGAAAAAAACATTACTGTTGAGATGATGACGATGTCGCAAAGCCTGTTTTCGGCCTATCTTAACGACTTGGATGCTAAGGTAATCGAGCTACCCTACCGGAACTCAAATCTTTCGATGCGCATATTTCTGCCAAACACAATCGATGGACTAAGCGCAATGGAAGAGAAAATTATAGGATTCTCTAGGGATCTGCAAAAAAAAGATGTAAATGTTAAACTTCCCAAATTCAAAATAGAATTTAGTGCAAAACTAAAGGCGGTTCTTCAACAG TTGGGTATCCGAGAGGCTTTCGAAAGTTCAGCTGATTTTAGTGGCCTAGTTTTGGATTCTAGTGTCGAGATCGATAATGTCGTGCAAAAAGCCTTTTTAAAGGTCGATGAGAATGGAACCGAGGCCTCTGCTGCAACAA ACGTACTTGTTCGAATAAAGAAGTCTGTAGAATTTCGGAATTCCATGGAGTTTGTAGCCGATCATCCCTTTGCCTACACAATTCATGATCAAGATAAGATTTACTTTCAGGGCCACATCGTTAAACCAGAATggtaa